Proteins co-encoded in one Ammoniphilus sp. CFH 90114 genomic window:
- a CDS encoding Fur family transcriptional regulator encodes MSADRLEIAVQKLKDTGIRMTPQRYAILSFLMETLSHPTADEIYKVLESQFPNMSVATVYNNLKVFKDAGLVRELTYGDSSSRFDGNTSDHYHCICSSCGRIVDFDYEPLVELEEEAERSTGFAISSHRLEFYGTCELCKTEYKQ; translated from the coding sequence ATGTCTGCTGATCGACTAGAGATAGCGGTTCAAAAATTGAAAGATACAGGGATCCGGATGACACCACAGCGTTATGCAATCCTATCCTTCTTAATGGAGACGTTAAGTCATCCAACAGCCGATGAGATATACAAGGTACTGGAATCCCAATTTCCTAATATGAGTGTAGCTACAGTCTATAACAACCTGAAGGTCTTTAAGGATGCAGGACTTGTTAGGGAACTTACGTATGGAGATTCTTCCAGTCGTTTTGATGGAAATACAAGCGATCACTATCATTGCATTTGCTCGTCCTGTGGCAGGATTGTCGATTTTGATTATGAGCCGCTAGTTGAGCTTGAGGAAGAAGCCGAGAGGTCTACGGGGTTTGCAATCTCCTCGCATAGACTGGAGTTTTATGGTACGTGTGAGTTGTGCAAGACAGAGTATAAGCAATAA
- a CDS encoding cob(I)yrinic acid a,c-diamide adenosyltransferase, translating to MKIYTKSGDKGETSLVYGQRVSKHSARVEAYGTCDEANSMIGLAISFLPKDDQWTELLETFHVVQTKLFHVGAELATPVGKKVGWPIQEEDVTYLEQQIDKMDEELPALTNFVLPGGTQAGAALHAARTIARRAERNAIAISREEEVNPTVVKYLNRLSDFLFVAARFVNQGMGKAEPTLQV from the coding sequence ATGAAGATCTATACGAAATCTGGAGATAAAGGCGAAACCAGTCTAGTTTACGGCCAAAGAGTTTCAAAGCATTCTGCGAGAGTAGAAGCCTACGGAACTTGTGATGAGGCTAATTCGATGATTGGGCTCGCTATTTCTTTTTTACCGAAAGATGATCAGTGGACGGAGCTGTTGGAGACGTTCCATGTCGTTCAGACGAAGCTCTTTCACGTAGGGGCCGAGCTGGCGACACCGGTGGGCAAGAAGGTAGGTTGGCCAATACAAGAAGAGGATGTAACGTATCTAGAGCAGCAAATTGATAAAATGGATGAGGAACTGCCGGCGCTGACAAACTTTGTGTTGCCTGGAGGGACCCAGGCGGGTGCAGCTTTACACGCAGCCAGAACGATAGCTCGGCGAGCGGAGCGCAACGCGATTGCCATCTCTAGGGAAGAAGAGGTAAATCCTACAGTCGTCAAGTATTTGAATCGCTTGTCTGATTTTCTTTTCGTGGCGGCTCGCTTTGTTAATCAGGGGATGGGAAAGGCAGAGCCCACCTTACAAGTTTAA